Below is a window of Planctomycetes bacterium MalM25 DNA.
GTGTGTGCGTTTCACCATGCCCTCACCCAGGTGAACGAGGAGACCGTGCGGGCGCCGCCGTCCGGCAGCGAGGCGGTGACGGTCGTCCGGAAGGTCTGCACGTCGCTCGGCTCGGTGGTCGCGGTCACGCCGTCGGCCTCGTAGCCTTCCAGCGTCAGCGAGACCACGCCGTCCGCGAGCGGCTGGGGAGAGGTGGCGTCGACCTGCAGAGTGACCTGAGTCCCCGAATGGTCCCAGCGGAGCGTGGAACCGTCGGCCCTTTCGATCGCGAGGTGGCCGCTCGAATCGGCCGCCGACGAGATGCTCCTGACCGCCACCGCCTGCCGGGCGTGCTGGCGCAGGTGCCGCAGAACGGCGGCCGCCGACTCGGCGGCGTCGAGGTCCGACTCGTGCGCCTGCCAAGCGGCGTAGCTCGAGCGCAGCACCACGAACGACGACGCCATAAGTGTCGCCGAAAGCGAGACCGCGGTTATCACCTCCAGCAAGGTGACGCCGGCGCGGCGTTCGCGTTGTGGGGCGGGACGAGTCATGTTCCGAGGGCTTCGTAGGTGGCGAACTTGCCGATCTTGGTCCGGCACGAGCAACTCCTCTCGCCGGGCGTGAGAGTGTCGTCGCCGTTGGCGTCGTCGTAGACCGTGGTGCGGACATCCATCAGCTGATCGGTCAGCCCGCCCGCGAGCGGGTCGTCCGAGCAGGCGGTCTCGAAGCGGATGTTGGGGTGCCCGTCCGCGGCGAAGTCGCCGGTGTAAGTAGCGGAGGCCCAGGTCATCGCGATCGAGGCGAGTCGCTGCTCGATCTGCGAGGCGGCGTACAGCGACAGCAGCTGTTGCCGGTCGGTCTCCGAGCTCTTTTGCACGCCCAACCGCACTAGCTGCATCGCCGGCACGAGGGTGGCGGCCATCAGCGCGGTGGCGGCGACAACCTCGACGAGCGAGTACGCGCGACGCGGGGGCCGGGGCCGGCGGATTGTCGGATCGCTAGGCATACGGAAACCTAGCTCACGCTGGGGACGCGGCCGTCACTTGGCTTTCACGGTTTCGATGTGCCCGGTGAGGGCGTTCACCGTCAGGTCCCAGTTCCAATCGCCGTCGCCGATCCCGATTTTGCCGCCGGCGACCGGCGTGTTGAGGGCCCCGCTGTAGTTGAACTCCCAGCGGTCCGATGAGCCGGTGAGGGTCACACCGTTCGGGACGGCGATCTCGGCTTCGGTGACTTGGTCGCCCCCCGAGGTAACCCGCACCACGCGTAGAGCGGTGACAACGCCACTGTCGCGCACCAGCACGACCGCCGCGGGCGAGCCCTCGCCGATCGCCTGGCGTTGGGCCAAGTGGAGCGATTGGGCGACGCTGCGGGCGAAACCTTGGGCCGAAGCGGTCGTCAGAGCGTAGTCCCCCCATCGGACGACGGCGGCAGCCGACAGCACGCCGGCGATCGCCACCACCGCGGTCAGCTCCAGCAAAGAGAACGCACGCCGCTCGTAACGAGGGCGTGCGTCGGTCGATCTGTGGTTCATAGCGGGGGACTGCCCGAGATGCATCAGTCGATGCGGTGCGACGTGGCGTTCATTGCGTACGACGAGCTATCGATCGGGTTGGTCGGGATACCGTCCGGGAAGTAATCGACGGTGTCCAGCTCCTTCAGGTTTGCCGAAGGCCACGAGCCCTGCTCGATGTAGTAGCGCTCGATCGCCGAGTTGATGGTCGCCCGATTATGGGCGTGGACCTTCGCTTTGGCGGTGTCGCTCGACGTCGTGACCCGCGGGACGATGATCGCCGCGATGATGCCGAGGATCGTGACAACGGCCAGGAGTTCCATCAACGAGAACGCCTGACGACGGGGGCGGCGTGTGCGATTCATAGCAAGTGACTCGGCTGCGGTTTCGAAATGAAGTACTTACTTGGCGTTGTGTGTCAGGTGGCGCCTTGCGGCGTTGCGAAAACGTAGAACGTAGTTTTGCGCTCCACGGAAAGAAATGCGGATTTCCGACGCGTAAACTGTTCCCCGGTTAGTGATTGTGGCCTACCACACGGCCGTCTGCATCGATTGTGTAGGTCGCGCCATCGACCGGACAGCTGGGCACCCCCTGGGGGAAGTAGCTCGGGTCGATGCCGATGTCCGACAGGCTGTTCGTCGGGAACGACCCGGTCGCCCGCATCCAGAGAGCCGACTGCAGCTCGATCTCCGTGCGGATCACGTGGCAGGCGGCGCGGTTCCCTTTCGTCCGCGTCGACTCGGTGCGTGGCAACGCCATCGCGGCGAGCACGCCGAGGATCGTGACCGCCGTCATCAGCTCGAGGAGCGAGTTGCCGCGCCGCGTGGCGCGATTCCTTGGAAGCATCATGGCGATTATCCCACCGTGTTGATCATGTCGAACATCGGCAGGTAGATCGCTAGCAGAATGACCGCGACGGCGCACGCCATCGAGATGGTGAGAACCGGTTCGATGACTCCGATCGCCAGGTCCGTCTTCCGCTCGATCTCCTCCTCCAGCAGCTCGCAGATCTGCTGGGTCGACTTGGACAGCCGCCCCGTCTGCTCGCCAACGATCACCAGCTGGCTGACCATCGGTGGGAAGAGGTCGTCGTGGCGTTCCACTTCGCGGCTGAACCGTTCGCCTTGTTGCACGGCCTGGTGCAATGAGCCGACCGCGAGTTTCATCGCGCGGTTGCCAACCGAATCGGCCGCCTCTTCGAGCGACTCGGCGAGGGTGAACCCCGATTCCATCAGGCTGCCCAGCACCTCCATGAGTTGCAGCAGCGAGATGTCGCGGAGCCAGGGGCCCACCAGGGGGACCTTCAGCAAGTTCGTGTCCATCCGCTCGGCGATCCGTTCGTTCTGGCGGAGCTGGCGCAGCAGGAGGGGCAGGCCCACGGCAACCAGCGCTGCCGCCCACCAGTACCCCTGGGCGAGGGCGCCGACGTCGATCATCACCTGGGTGATGCCCGGAAGCGGCACGTTCGCCGAGGCGTAGGTCTCCTCGAATACCGGGACGACGTAGCAGAGCAGGAAGCCGACCACCGCGGCGCCGACCGAGGCCAGCACGACCGGGTAAGCGAGCTTCTTGATCACGTTCTCTTGGAGCTTGCCCGCTTTCTCGCGCTGCTCGGCGACGTGGAGGAGGGTCTCCGGCAGGGCGCCGGCGCGCTCGCCGACGTGGATCTGGCTGACGGTCACTTTGTCGAAGGCGCCATCGAGCTGACCGAGTGCCGAGCTGAACAAGTCGCCGCTCTCGACCCGTCGCCGCAGGCCCTGAAGGGTTTGCCGGCAATTCTCTAGAGCCTTCTCTTCCGCGAGGGCGCCGATCGCCTTTGGCAGCGAAACCCCGTTGCTGGTGAGCGTGGCGAGGTTGCGCAGGATGAGCGTCGTTTCTTTCTTCGTCATCCGCCGACGCGACTTGTCGCCGAAGGCCAACCAGCCGGCGGCCGGTTGGTTCTTCTTGGCGCTCTGGCGGACCGCCGCCGAGGCGGAGGCGAGCGGGGCGAGTTTCTTCTTGGTGGCGGCGCGCACGGCGGGTCGGCTCCGTTAGCTCGACAGCTTGTAGTAAACCTCTTCGAGCGTCGTGCGGCCCGCGTAGACCTGCTCGATCCCGGCCTGCGCCAGCTCGACAAGCCCTTGGCCGACCGCGATCTCGCGGAGCTTGGAGACCGGTTCGCCCTTCTCGACCGCGTCGGCCAGCTCGGGCGTCATGACCATGATCTCGTAGATCGGGATCCGCCCCGAGTAGCCCGTCCCGAGGCACTTCTTGCAGCCGCGTCCGCGGAAGAAGACGGCGTCTTCAGGCGGCGTGGCGTCGCCGGCGAGCTTCCGCCAGAGCTGCTCATTGAGCTCGGCGGGCGCTTTGCACTCCGTGCAGATCGACCGCAACAGCCGCTGCGCGATCGACCCGAGCAGGGCTCCGCCGATCTTGAAGTCGTCGATCCCCAGGTCATTGAGCCGCTGCACCGCCCCGATCGAATCGTTCGTGTGCAGGGTGCTAATCAAGAGGTGCCCGGTGAGGGCCGCCTGGACGCTGGTGCCGGCCGTCTCGTGGTCGCGGATTTCGCCGACCATGATGACGTCCGGGTCCTGGCGCATGATGTACTTCAGCGCGTTGGCGAAGCCCATGCCGTGTTCGTTATCGCTCGCCACCTGATTGATGCCGGTCAGGCGGTACTCGACGGGGTCTTCGACCGTGACGATGTTCCGGTTCACCGCGTTCAGCTTCGACAGCACGGAGTACATCGTGGTGCTCTTTCCCGAGCCGGTCGGGCCCGTCACTACGATCATGCCGTGCGGCTTGTCGATGAGGTTCTGCACCTGCTTGAGGTCGCGTTCGCTGAACCCGAGGCTCTGCAGGTCGAAGGTCTTGCCCCCCTCGTCGAGCACACGCATCACGACCTTCTCGCCGCCGACCGTGGGGATCGTGCTGACGCGGAAGTTGACCCGCGCGCCGGCCTCGGTGATGGTGAGGCGGCCGTCTTGGGGGCGGCGGTTCTCGGTCGTGTCCATGTCCGCCATGACCTTGATCCGGGCCACGACCGCGTCTTCGGTGTGGTTGGGGATGGTCATGACCGGCTGGAGTTCGCCGTCGACGCGGTAGCGGACCCGCATCTCGGGCACGTGCGGTTCCAGGTGGATGTCGCTGCACCCGGCGTTGATGGCGCCGGTGAGGATCGAGGTCACCAGCCGCACGACGGGCGCCTGCTCTTCCTCGGCGACAACGGTCGCTTCGAGTTCCTCGTCCTCGCTGTGCTCGGCGTTGGCGAGGTCGGCCAGCTTCATATCGACGATCGTCTGGCGCGCGGTCAGGCGGTCGTCGAAGCCCCGGTCGAGCGCCGCCCGCACCGGCCCGTCGAGCGCGACGACCGGCTTCACGTGGTAGCCGGTGATCAGCTCGGTCTCGCTGATGGTGTCGATGTCGTCCGGCGCGACCATGGCGAGCTCGAGCTCGCCGCCGTGGACCTTGACGGGCACGCACGAGCGATCGCGGGCCAGGTCCTCCGGGACGAGCCGCGCCACCTGCGGGTTGACCGACTGGGGCACCAGGTCGAGGTACGGGACGTGGTACTGCTCGGAGAGCGCGTCGCCGAGTTGGTCGATCGAGATCAGGTTGCGGCGCAACATGATCTGGCCGAGCATGCCACGCTCGTTACCCTGGGCCGCGAGCGCAGCCTCAAGCTGGTTCTGCGTGATGTAGCCACGCTGCACCAGGATGTCGCCGAGGCGGGCCATAGGGGTTTGTCTTGGTAAGGAGGTGGCGGACGGGTCAGCCTTCGATCGGCTGCGTCAGCCGGGCGAGCTTTCTCTCGAGCATGAGCGGGTCGTAGGGCGTGACGAGGTAGTCGTCGGCGCCGGCGTTGAACGCCTTCTGCACGTCGGTCAGCTCGGCGTTGGGCGAGAGCAGCATGACCGGCACCTCGCTGGTTCGCAGGTCGTTGCTCAGCCGGTCGATCATCTCCAGCCCGTCCATGTCGGGGAGGAAATGGCCGATGAGGATCGCGTCGGGCAGCTCGGACGCGAGCCACTCGAGCGCGTCGCCGCCCGAGGCCCGCGACACGACGGCGTGGCCGAGCAGCTCCAGGCGGAACTGTGTGATCTCGCGCAGCGTCTCGTCCTCTTCGATCAGCAGGATCGTCTTTTGAAGTTCGTTCATGGTGGTTGTGCTTGACGGGGCGGACGCTCGGGGACGGTTGAGCGCAAGGCC
It encodes the following:
- the cseB gene encoding Transcriptional regulatory protein CseB; this encodes MNELQKTILLIEEDETLREITQFRLELLGHAVVSRASGGDALEWLASELPDAILIGHFLPDMDGLEMIDRLSNDLRTSEVPVMLLSPNAELTDVQKAFNAGADDYLVTPYDPLMLERKLARLTQPIEG
- the epsE_3 gene encoding Type II secretion system protein E, which produces MARLGDILVQRGYITQNQLEAALAAQGNERGMLGQIMLRRNLISIDQLGDALSEQYHVPYLDLVPQSVNPQVARLVPEDLARDRSCVPVKVHGGELELAMVAPDDIDTISETELITGYHVKPVVALDGPVRAALDRGFDDRLTARQTIVDMKLADLANAEHSEDEELEATVVAEEEQAPVVRLVTSILTGAINAGCSDIHLEPHVPEMRVRYRVDGELQPVMTIPNHTEDAVVARIKVMADMDTTENRRPQDGRLTITEAGARVNFRVSTIPTVGGEKVVMRVLDEGGKTFDLQSLGFSERDLKQVQNLIDKPHGMIVVTGPTGSGKSTTMYSVLSKLNAVNRNIVTVEDPVEYRLTGINQVASDNEHGMGFANALKYIMRQDPDVIMVGEIRDHETAGTSVQAALTGHLLISTLHTNDSIGAVQRLNDLGIDDFKIGGALLGSIAQRLLRSICTECKAPAELNEQLWRKLAGDATPPEDAVFFRGRGCKKCLGTGYSGRIPIYEIMVMTPELADAVEKGEPVSKLREIAVGQGLVELAQAGIEQVYAGRTTLEEVYYKLSS
- the xcpT_7 gene encoding Type II secretion system protein G precursor, translated to MNRTRRPRRQAFSLMELLAVVTILGIIAAIIVPRVTTSSDTAKAKVHAHNRATINSAIERYYIEQGSWPSANLKELDTVDYFPDGIPTNPIDSSSYAMNATSHRID
- the epsF_2 gene encoding Type II secretion system protein F, with the protein product MRAATKKKLAPLASASAAVRQSAKKNQPAAGWLAFGDKSRRRMTKKETTLILRNLATLTSNGVSLPKAIGALAEEKALENCRQTLQGLRRRVESGDLFSSALGQLDGAFDKVTVSQIHVGERAGALPETLLHVAEQREKAGKLQENVIKKLAYPVVLASVGAAVVGFLLCYVVPVFEETYASANVPLPGITQVMIDVGALAQGYWWAAALVAVGLPLLLRQLRQNERIAERMDTNLLKVPLVGPWLRDISLLQLMEVLGSLMESGFTLAESLEEAADSVGNRAMKLAVGSLHQAVQQGERFSREVERHDDLFPPMVSQLVIVGEQTGRLSKSTQQICELLEEEIERKTDLAIGVIEPVLTISMACAVAVILLAIYLPMFDMINTVG